Proteins encoded in a region of the Myxococcales bacterium genome:
- a CDS encoding bifunctional salicylyl-CoA 5-hydroxylase/oxidoreductase, which translates to MRIVCIGGGPGGLYLAILLKKANPSHDVTVLERNARGETFGWGVVFSDETLGYLEDNDPESHEAIRRTFAHWDAIDLHFSWAPGERTRSVGHGFSGISRRALLDILGRRAEALGVVVEYGRDVVDIEALRGSCDLLVAADGLNSRTRALYERTFRPTLERRNARYIWLGTKQKFEAFTFLFAELPTDPRCLFQVHAYRFDEDTSTFIVETDEESFARAGLADLDLAGQLAFLEGLFAEHLGGHPLESNRSSWLTFQTLRCEAWSHENVVLVGDACHTAHFSIGSGTKLAMEDAISLSEALADVQSPSELPRALAAYDAARRLTVEKTQAAAEDSLRFFEHTRRYLHFDPLAFTFRLLTRSKKIGYDNLALRDPGFVEEVTRDFDARAGVASAPEGPAVPPMFTPFALREMRLVNRVVVSPMCMYSAHDGLITDFHFVHYGSRAIGGAGLVMSEMTCVSADARITPGCAGLYTDAHEAAWARVVDFVHRESPAKIGLQLGHAGRKGATRLMWEGMDEPLDAASAWPLLSASPLPYFPHSQTPREMNGADMARVTADFVAAAERGARAGFDLLELHMGHGYLLASFLSPLTNARTDAYGGGLEGRLRFPLEVFSAVRAVWPAARPMSVRFSATDWAAGGNEGADAVAIARALAAAGCDVVDVSTGQTVPGGRPAFYGRMFQAPFADEVRNEARMPAITVGNISSADQANTLLAGGRADLIAIGRGHLRDPYFTMHAALDAGVAEHFVPNAYGVVRAMGRPG; encoded by the coding sequence ATGCGCATCGTCTGCATCGGCGGCGGCCCGGGCGGCCTGTACCTCGCCATCCTGCTGAAGAAAGCCAACCCCTCGCACGACGTAACGGTCCTCGAGCGCAACGCGCGCGGCGAGACCTTCGGGTGGGGCGTGGTGTTCTCCGACGAGACCCTCGGCTACCTGGAGGACAACGACCCCGAGTCGCACGAGGCGATCCGCCGCACGTTCGCCCACTGGGACGCCATCGACCTGCACTTCTCGTGGGCGCCGGGCGAGCGCACCCGCTCGGTGGGCCACGGCTTCTCGGGCATCTCGCGCCGCGCGCTGCTCGACATCCTCGGCCGCCGCGCCGAGGCGCTCGGCGTGGTCGTCGAGTACGGGCGCGACGTCGTCGACATCGAGGCGCTGCGCGGGTCCTGCGATCTCTTGGTCGCCGCCGACGGCCTCAACAGCCGGACCCGCGCGCTCTACGAGCGCACTTTCCGTCCCACGCTCGAGCGGCGCAACGCGCGCTACATCTGGCTCGGGACGAAGCAGAAGTTCGAGGCCTTCACGTTCCTCTTCGCCGAGCTGCCCACCGACCCGCGCTGCCTCTTCCAGGTGCACGCGTATCGCTTCGACGAGGACACGAGCACCTTCATCGTCGAGACCGACGAGGAGTCGTTCGCGCGCGCGGGCCTCGCCGACCTCGACCTCGCCGGGCAGCTCGCCTTCCTCGAAGGCCTCTTCGCGGAGCACCTCGGCGGGCACCCGCTCGAGTCGAACCGCTCCTCCTGGCTCACCTTTCAGACCCTGCGCTGCGAGGCCTGGAGCCACGAGAACGTCGTGCTCGTGGGCGACGCGTGCCACACCGCGCACTTCAGCATCGGGTCGGGCACGAAGCTCGCCATGGAGGACGCGATCTCTCTCTCCGAGGCGCTCGCGGACGTCCAGTCGCCGAGCGAGCTCCCTCGGGCCCTCGCCGCGTACGACGCGGCGCGCCGGCTCACGGTCGAGAAGACCCAGGCCGCGGCGGAGGACAGCCTGCGCTTCTTCGAGCACACGCGCCGCTACCTCCACTTCGATCCGCTCGCCTTCACCTTCCGACTGCTCACCCGCAGCAAGAAGATCGGCTACGACAACCTCGCGCTCCGCGACCCCGGGTTCGTCGAGGAGGTGACGCGCGACTTCGACGCGCGGGCGGGCGTGGCCTCCGCGCCCGAGGGGCCCGCCGTTCCGCCGATGTTCACGCCGTTCGCGCTCCGCGAGATGCGGCTCGTGAACCGCGTGGTCGTGTCGCCCATGTGTATGTATTCTGCACATGATGGGCTGATCACCGATTTTCACTTCGTTCACTACGGGAGCCGCGCGATCGGCGGCGCGGGCCTCGTGATGAGCGAGATGACGTGCGTGTCGGCCGACGCGCGCATCACCCCGGGCTGCGCGGGCCTCTACACCGACGCGCACGAGGCGGCGTGGGCGCGCGTCGTCGACTTCGTGCACCGCGAGAGCCCGGCGAAGATCGGGCTCCAGCTCGGGCACGCCGGGCGAAAGGGCGCCACGAGGCTCATGTGGGAGGGCATGGACGAGCCGCTCGACGCCGCGAGCGCGTGGCCGCTCCTCTCCGCGTCTCCGCTCCCGTACTTCCCTCACAGCCAGACGCCGCGCGAGATGAACGGCGCCGACATGGCGCGCGTGACCGCCGACTTCGTCGCCGCCGCCGAGCGAGGCGCGCGCGCGGGCTTCGACCTCCTCGAGCTCCACATGGGCCACGGCTACTTGCTCGCGAGCTTCCTCTCGCCGCTCACGAACGCGCGCACCGACGCCTACGGTGGCGGCCTCGAGGGCCGCCTCCGCTTCCCGCTCGAGGTGTTCTCGGCGGTGCGCGCCGTGTGGCCCGCGGCGCGCCCCATGAGCGTGCGCTTCTCAGCCACCGACTGGGCCGCGGGCGGCAACGAGGGCGCGGACGCGGTCGCCATCGCGCGCGCCCTCGCGGCGGCCGGGTGCGACGTGGTCGACGTCTCCACGGGGCAGACCGTGCCGGGCGGCCGCCCCGCGTTCTACGGCCGCATGTTCCAGGCGCCGTTCGCCGACGAGGTGCGCAACGAGGCGCGCATGCCCGCGATCACCGTCGGCAACATCTCGAGCGCCGATCAAGCGAACACCCTCCTGGCCGGGGGCCGCGCCGATCTCATCGCGATCGGGCGCGGGCACCTGCGCGACCCGTACTTCACGATGCACGCCGCGCTCGACGCGGGCGTCGCCGAGCACTTCGTCCCGAACGCGTACGGCGTGGTGCGGGCGATGGGGCGGCCGGGGTAG
- a CDS encoding TetR/AcrR family transcriptional regulator: MRETPTDPRREHILDAARRLFAEHGPQKTTVADIAKAAGVGVGTVYLEFDSKDAIVSELSGTMHGVVLAAMREAVRERDADADLSTAFIAVIEARTRAFLSFREKGPGGKGCELLQCRTEVTRREQARFFERERAFYAELFAVAGRRRELGPHEPGRAAELVQLALASLSPPSLFILPPADAAARARDLAALLVAGLAARR, from the coding sequence ATGCGCGAGACGCCGACCGATCCGCGCCGCGAGCACATTCTCGACGCCGCGCGGCGGCTGTTCGCCGAACACGGCCCGCAGAAGACCACGGTCGCCGACATCGCCAAGGCGGCCGGCGTGGGCGTGGGCACGGTGTACCTCGAGTTCGACTCGAAGGACGCGATCGTGTCGGAGCTCTCCGGGACGATGCACGGCGTCGTGCTCGCGGCCATGCGCGAGGCGGTGCGCGAGCGGGACGCCGACGCCGATCTGTCCACCGCCTTCATCGCGGTGATCGAGGCCCGCACGCGGGCTTTCCTGTCGTTTCGAGAGAAAGGGCCCGGGGGAAAGGGCTGTGAGCTGCTCCAGTGCCGCACCGAGGTCACGCGCCGCGAGCAGGCGCGCTTCTTCGAGCGCGAGCGGGCGTTCTACGCGGAGCTCTTCGCGGTCGCCGGTCGCCGACGCGAGCTAGGGCCCCACGAGCCGGGGCGGGCCGCGGAGCTCGTGCAGCTCGCGCTGGCGTCGCTGTCGCCTCCGTCGCTCTTCATTCTGCCGCCGGCGGACGCCGCCGCGCGCGCGCGGGATCTCGCCGCGCTGCTCGTCGCGGGGCTCGCGGCGCGACGGTAG
- a CDS encoding response regulator: MPHPLPHLDERALFERGPVVVFKWRNEAGWPVEYVSGNVHELLGYGADEFLSGTVSYGSLVIPEDLPRVGAEVTSATESGAESFEHEPYRVRRRDDQVIWLYDFTHILRDAQGSATHYLGYVFDVTSRVRAEAERHELELRLARSQKLESLGVLAGGVAHDFNNLLTGVLGHASLARRTLEERAGAGVEPADLARVATGLEQIEKLSLRAAELTQKLLAYAGMRPLVMAPVDLGALLADLASLLAVVITRRAKVIHDLASTLPCVMGDRAELQQVVMNLLTNASDALGDGEGTITLRTAARAVAEAEAEGLGLAPGQYVALEVSDTGCGMSEETKARIFEPFFTTKFAGRGLGMSAVLGIVRGHRGAITVASTPGDGARFTLLLPAVDLPEPPPVVDPPPSAWKGRGTVLIADDQRAICATLGVLLRTLGFETVAAPDGGAALELFRSHRDDIVLALLDMTMPVLSGVETLKALRDMKPTLPVILSTGFSLEDVGEQLSDQRVVFLQKPYRLADLEAALRAALEPPDASGAAPR; the protein is encoded by the coding sequence GTGCCGCACCCGCTCCCTCACCTCGACGAGCGCGCTCTCTTCGAGCGCGGGCCGGTCGTCGTCTTCAAGTGGAGGAATGAGGCCGGGTGGCCGGTCGAGTACGTCTCGGGGAACGTCCACGAGCTGCTCGGATACGGGGCCGACGAGTTCCTATCGGGCACCGTGTCGTACGGCAGCCTCGTGATCCCCGAGGACCTCCCCCGCGTGGGCGCCGAGGTGACCTCCGCGACCGAGTCCGGCGCAGAGTCGTTCGAGCACGAGCCCTACCGCGTGCGGCGCCGTGACGATCAGGTGATCTGGCTCTACGACTTCACCCACATCCTGCGAGACGCCCAGGGGAGCGCCACGCACTACCTCGGATACGTCTTCGACGTCACGAGCCGGGTGCGCGCCGAAGCCGAGCGTCACGAGCTCGAGCTGCGGCTCGCCAGGTCGCAGAAGCTCGAGAGCCTCGGCGTGCTGGCTGGCGGCGTCGCCCACGACTTCAACAACCTGCTGACGGGCGTGCTCGGCCACGCGAGCCTCGCGCGGAGGACCTTGGAGGAGCGCGCCGGGGCAGGCGTGGAGCCGGCCGATCTCGCGCGGGTGGCGACCGGGCTCGAGCAGATCGAGAAGTTGTCGCTGCGCGCGGCCGAGCTCACCCAGAAGCTGCTCGCGTACGCGGGCATGCGACCCCTCGTCATGGCCCCGGTGGACCTCGGCGCCCTCCTCGCCGACCTCGCGAGTCTCCTCGCGGTCGTGATCACGCGCAGGGCCAAGGTCATCCACGACCTCGCGTCGACGCTCCCGTGTGTCATGGGCGATCGCGCCGAGCTGCAGCAGGTCGTCATGAACCTCCTCACGAACGCCTCCGACGCGCTCGGCGACGGCGAGGGCACGATCACGCTGCGCACAGCCGCGCGAGCGGTCGCCGAGGCGGAGGCCGAGGGCCTGGGTCTCGCCCCGGGCCAATACGTAGCGCTCGAGGTGAGCGACACGGGTTGCGGGATGTCGGAGGAGACCAAGGCGCGCATCTTCGAGCCGTTCTTCACGACCAAATTCGCCGGCCGCGGGCTCGGGATGTCGGCCGTGCTCGGCATCGTGCGTGGTCACCGCGGCGCGATCACGGTGGCGTCCACGCCCGGCGATGGCGCTCGTTTCACGCTGCTGCTCCCGGCCGTCGATCTCCCAGAGCCGCCGCCCGTGGTCGACCCCCCGCCTTCCGCTTGGAAGGGGCGAGGCACGGTGCTCATCGCCGACGACCAGCGCGCGATCTGCGCCACGCTCGGCGTCCTCCTCCGGACGCTAGGCTTCGAGACGGTAGCCGCCCCCGACGGCGGGGCGGCCCTCGAGCTCTTCCGGTCGCACCGCGACGACATCGTGCTCGCGCTGCTCGACATGACCATGCCGGTGTTGTCGGGCGTCGAGACGCTGAAGGCGCTGCGCGACATGAAGCCCACGCTGCCCGTCATCCTCTCGACGGGCTTCAGCCTCGAGGACGTCGGCGAGCAACTCTCGGACCAGCGGGTCGTGTTCCTGCAGAAGCCCTACCGGCTCGCCGACCTCGAGGCGGCGCTGCGGGCCGCGCTCGAGCCGCCCGACGCCAGCGGCGCGGCGCCGCGCTGA
- the lon gene encoding endopeptidase La produces MTTSRGGAPAPTAPLAALPLRTGVLFPGTTLTLSVGRPRSLALLRTLYPGDVIVTLTQRNPKTQNPERQELHTAATLARVESIQKRSESDWQLSVTGLDRATLIDLHDDGPFLRATVEKLQERGGDTLEAQELAAALVRSLKDATESEGGALAHLDARALDPATLADTVAAQSNVATEREVALLAELDVPSRLRALTDALGELRARGEVKAKIESEVRQRFGKSQREAVLREQLKAIQRELGDDDDDNETSELGALKKRLAEANLPEEARKVADRELARLAQMGGQGAEVHVIRNYLELIADLPWSKRAEVRLDVSAVEEQLERDHYGLTDVKRRILEHMAVLGLAQGSPETGDMASGDPERGPSEQRGTLLCLVGPPGVGKTSLGESIARATGRPFVRVALGGVRDEAEVRGHRRTYVGALPGRILHALRKAKVKNPVVLLDEIDKLSQGFQGSPEAALLEVLDPEQNHTFTDHYLELPFDLSEVLFLCTANTLETLSAPLRDRLEVVELSGYTPEEKVRIAKTHLVPKRTRGHGLSSATGERLTITDEALLAVIRDYTREAGVRQLDRELTRLCRAAALQIAKAAKSPSATDVTADTGDPARVHVEARNLAEHLGRPRFEREAHDATSTPGMATGLAWTPFGGSTLHIETSRMPGKGHVEITGQLGDVMKESARAALTYVRSHAKELGLPPGTLESEDVHIHVPAGAVPKDGPSAGVTIFTALTSLFTGRSVRADTAMTGEATLRGRVLPVGGIKAKVLAAHRAGLTRVILPDRCARELDEVPKEVLDALEIVLVEDMRQVLEAALEPAPPALADDLSPRSSAAIKAQEGAQEGAQEGGGLPG; encoded by the coding sequence ATGACGACGTCCCGTGGCGGCGCTCCCGCGCCCACAGCTCCCCTCGCCGCGCTCCCCCTTCGCACCGGGGTGCTCTTCCCCGGCACCACCCTCACGCTCTCGGTCGGTCGGCCTCGCTCGCTCGCGCTCCTCCGCACGCTCTACCCGGGCGACGTGATCGTGACGCTCACACAGCGGAACCCGAAGACCCAGAACCCCGAACGGCAGGAGCTCCACACCGCGGCCACGCTCGCGAGGGTCGAGAGCATTCAGAAGCGGAGCGAGTCGGACTGGCAGCTCTCCGTCACGGGGCTCGATCGCGCGACGCTCATCGACCTGCACGACGACGGCCCCTTCCTGCGGGCCACGGTCGAGAAGCTGCAGGAGCGCGGGGGCGACACCCTCGAGGCGCAAGAGCTGGCCGCGGCCCTCGTGCGCTCGCTGAAGGACGCCACCGAGTCGGAGGGCGGCGCCCTCGCGCACCTCGACGCCCGGGCGCTCGACCCCGCGACGCTCGCGGACACCGTCGCGGCGCAGTCGAACGTGGCGACCGAGCGCGAGGTCGCCCTGCTCGCCGAGCTCGACGTCCCGAGCCGTCTGCGAGCGCTCACTGACGCCCTCGGCGAGCTGCGGGCACGCGGCGAGGTGAAGGCGAAGATCGAGAGCGAGGTGCGGCAGCGCTTCGGAAAATCGCAGCGCGAAGCCGTGTTGCGCGAACAGCTGAAGGCGATCCAGAGAGAGCTCGGCGACGACGACGACGACAACGAGACGAGCGAGCTCGGCGCGCTGAAGAAGCGGCTCGCCGAGGCGAACCTGCCCGAGGAGGCGCGCAAGGTCGCCGATCGCGAGCTCGCGCGGCTCGCCCAGATGGGTGGGCAAGGCGCCGAGGTGCACGTCATCCGCAACTACCTCGAGCTCATCGCGGATCTGCCTTGGTCGAAGCGGGCCGAGGTGCGCCTCGACGTGTCGGCGGTCGAGGAGCAGCTCGAGCGCGATCACTACGGCCTCACCGACGTAAAGCGGCGGATCCTCGAGCACATGGCGGTGCTCGGGCTCGCGCAGGGGTCACCCGAGACGGGCGACATGGCGAGCGGCGACCCCGAGCGCGGCCCCTCCGAGCAGCGCGGCACGCTGCTCTGCCTCGTGGGTCCCCCGGGCGTCGGCAAGACGAGCCTCGGCGAGTCGATCGCGCGGGCCACGGGCCGCCCCTTCGTACGCGTCGCCCTCGGCGGCGTGCGCGACGAGGCCGAGGTCCGCGGGCACCGGCGCACCTATGTGGGGGCGCTGCCAGGCCGCATCCTCCACGCCCTGCGCAAGGCCAAGGTGAAGAACCCCGTCGTGCTCCTCGACGAGATCGACAAGCTCTCCCAGGGCTTCCAGGGGTCCCCGGAGGCGGCGCTGCTCGAGGTGCTCGACCCCGAGCAGAACCACACCTTCACGGACCACTACCTCGAGCTCCCGTTCGATCTGTCCGAGGTGCTCTTCCTGTGCACGGCGAACACACTGGAGACGCTCTCCGCGCCGCTGCGCGACCGGCTCGAGGTCGTCGAGCTCTCGGGCTACACGCCCGAGGAGAAGGTGCGCATCGCGAAGACGCACCTCGTGCCGAAGCGGACGCGTGGCCACGGCCTCTCGAGCGCCACCGGAGAGCGCCTCACGATCACCGACGAAGCGCTCCTCGCCGTCATCCGGGACTACACACGAGAGGCCGGCGTGCGCCAGCTCGACAGGGAGCTCACGCGGCTCTGCCGGGCGGCGGCGCTCCAGATCGCCAAGGCGGCGAAATCGCCGAGCGCGACCGACGTCACGGCCGACACGGGAGATCCGGCGAGGGTGCACGTGGAGGCGCGGAACCTGGCGGAGCACCTCGGCCGCCCCCGCTTCGAGCGTGAGGCCCACGACGCCACGTCGACGCCCGGCATGGCCACCGGGCTCGCGTGGACGCCCTTCGGCGGGAGCACACTGCACATCGAGACCTCGCGCATGCCCGGCAAAGGTCACGTCGAGATCACAGGTCAGCTTGGCGACGTGATGAAGGAGTCCGCCCGCGCCGCCCTCACCTACGTGCGCAGCCACGCGAAGGAGCTCGGCCTGCCGCCGGGCACGCTCGAGAGCGAGGACGTGCACATCCACGTACCGGCGGGGGCGGTGCCGAAGGACGGGCCCTCAGCGGGCGTCACGATCTTTACCGCGCTCACCTCGCTCTTCACCGGCCGCAGCGTCCGAGCCGACACGGCCATGACCGGCGAGGCGACGCTCCGAGGGCGCGTGCTTCCGGTGGGCGGCATCAAGGCCAAGGTCCTCGCCGCGCACCGCGCCGGACTCACCCGGGTCATCCTCCCCGACCGCTGCGCGCGGGAGCTCGACGAGGTGCCAAAGGAGGTCCTCGACGCCCTCGAGATCGTCCTCGTGGAGGACATGCGGCAGGTGCTCGAGGCCGCGCTCGAGCCGGCGCCCCCCGCCCTCGCCGACGACCTCTCCCCTCGCTCGAGCGCTGCCATCAAGGCGCAGGAGGGAGCGCAAGAGGGAGCGCAGGAGGGAGGTGGCCTCCCCGGCTGA